GTTTTAACATTGCAGTGACTACAGTGAGGCCCATAAATACCCACGACCAAGGTGGAATCCAAAGTTAATTACATGATAAATCAAGAACATAGAAGCACACCTTTATCTCAATCTGTTGTATGCTTTTTTCTGTTGTAGGCTCGTTTCTTGTAGCTATGAAGTGGGAGATGCCGAAAAAATGGCAGCAATACAATttcatgacgcaacaaccccACCAAGTGTTTAAAGGTGTAAGGCAAGAAGAAACCTGTTAAACAAATGGGTGTGAATTTTGacattattttattgcattgatGGATGATGAGGTAGTAAATTCGGAAGGTTATGCTTACCTGTAACCGTATATGCAATGCCACAACTTTTGGGCATAACAGCTTGCAGTTATGTCTAAGATGTGAGAGGATGATGCAGATGAAGCTGAGCGTGTGAGTCACAGAAGGGTTGAgcaattggtttttttaaatggagtcCAAATTTAATCTTCGTAGTCTATGACTAGACGGCAGGTACATTTTCTAGAATTCCAAGTACAATACACAATTAGTCAATTGGTCAAGTACACAGTGAgtgatagaaaattttctACTATGTAGTtagaataataacaataagcTTACATGTAAATAATTGGTTGATTTTGGGCagtaaaacatgaaaattcgaaaacagAAGATGACAAAAATCTTCACACATTTcgccattttaaaaacaatacacaccatctagcggcagACTGGACAATCGTCTAAATTGTTAAAAACAACCGCTAGATGATGCCAGTGCTTCATGCAGACGAGACGATTGTCCCAAGCTCCCAAGGAAGGATCTGACGCCTGGAGTGACAGCTGAAATGTGAAATGTGGAAAATCGAAAGAATTCGAAAAGTGAAATCAATATTCAGCATAAGTTACCATGtttgaaactgaaaaactAACTTGACTTGGTAGTATgttaacaaaatgttttcatgcATATTTACCAGTTCATCATTATTCATTTGCCTCGTAATGACGACCATTGTTGAAGCTGGCCAGGAATTCTAAGCTGTCATCAATCCTGCAGCTGTAGTGTGCCTATactaaaaatggaataaaaatggtAATATCACAGCTATCTTACAAATTTTCTGTTCTTGTCTTTCAGGTAAACGTTTTGTAAATGGTTAATCTCAAGTCCAAGAACTTTGAGTCGTCATTTCACTCAATTGACTTTCTGTTTTCCGATTTTAATATTGGTGAGCTGCAGTTTGAACActcaataacattttctacatCTACAATTCATTGTGTTTGTCTCGAggattttgtttgatttttctaggTGATAAATTGCAAGTACTTACCTGAGCAGTTGAGCTCTACTTTTCTGTGGTTCCTTTCAATGATtcatttgaggtattgcttgctGTCAATgaatcttatttttaaattgacatTTAAATAATCTGTGTAGTTTAATCCCTCGCGGCCTCACCGCTGTTCCAGACCTTATGTACTAGTGGAATATGCAGAAAGATGTTGAACTTATTCCAGGTATCTtctcaaaatcttttttttactgttttcttagttaatcattttattaaatttcaggTTAACCCTTTGCCCTTGTGCTACAATTTGAAGATTTTGACGGTAACAGAAGAGCTTGCTTTCGATCAATATCAATAAATTAGGTAGATGTAGATAACTTACAAGtacatatctgggctcccttcttttctgtggctccgtttccctaacttaccactaaccaacgcccacCGGTGGTCACTTACCCTCTGTGATAACTAGGAGGATGTgaagggctctggtcgaacggggacttggaaggcgcatgacctgaggaaaacttttgaagggtcatgagtctaaccctaGTAAAACTTGCTTCGaactcttcttccttgtccagATAATCTCCCTAGGCATAGTCGATCAAGGCAGAGCTTCctctgtcttgattgactgtatgTGGCAATTAAAGTAATGAATGAGAAAAACgtggaaatctgcgtcaggtAGTTTAAAAGAATTATATAATTTTGTCATATATGATGTTGATATGTATGTTAATATCTTGcacgaaacaaaaagatttgttttgcacagtattattatttaagcaaTATAACAGtatgttaaaaatatttagtaataACAGTtatgatgtaataaaaatttatagatATGTATAGTTTCAATTAATTATGAATGTGGTGTAAGGATATTTTTATGGATgaggaatttttcatttttggacaGTTAATGGTTTAAAACTATGGTTTAAAACTGATATTCTACTTACCTTCTTtgataaaacacaaaatttttattttatttatcacaTCTCCCACCCAACTTCCCCCTCGTTGCTTCCTCAATCGCGaagcaatttttattatttgctcgACATAAACACTCTCATATTTCTATTCCTTCTTATCATTaaaacggtaaactgcagaCACAATGACAGTTGATAAAATACTGGTTGCAACTTCCGTAACacaacaccagcaccaaggaacagccaCAGGTTAACTtcgatgcaaaaaaaatctttcgcCAGcttaggctgcaacaacaggCCACATCGGATAGCAATTACGGGAAgataaacctataaccaaaaataaatggaattaataataatgcaacACATCGTTAACATTGCAATTAAGATGACAAATTCtctaaattcaatgtaaaAGCAACTTACTTCTAAATAGCAATTATTGAAGAACAACTGgaacttcttctttgttgttgatgcCCTTGCTGAAATAAACTACAgaaacaaatcattttcattatgTTTAGGGCAAGAACAAAATAACACACTTTTACTTTTACCTGTCATTGGAAGTTTGTTGTGTGCTTCCTATTGAGAGGCGGGAACTGCAGGGATTGGCACCCTagaatttcaataattttattattgcttCAGATACACTAATAATTGGGAGAACTGGCTGGTATGGTGGGTGGCAGAAATCATGTTGTTAGTGATGCCATCGCCAGTGAAACTGATGGTTGACTTGAGGATTAGAACCTGGATAAAgttggaatttaaaatttaattgggAAGTGGtttcacaaaaattttgtGAAGAGGTCAGTACTGCACATCAATTCGAACCCAATTACTTTCAACCTATGCTTCATTTggtaacaaaaattaaataggaTTAGAAACTGGTTGCCTTTCAATGTCTGTCAGACCACCTCTGGCATATACCAAAgtttgttgaaatttgtttaagaGTGATTGTGGTGCAACATTATGGCTGCTTGCTTTGCCTTTCTCTATCTTGGGAATAAAAGTTCAGACGTTAGATTTCGTAAATAGTGTCAAACGTTTGAACTGATTTTGATTGGCAAGGGaaacaataatgaaaaaatattaattgagTTGCCAATTGTAGAGCAGGAATAACTTCATTGTGGTGGTGATGTGAAGTGGCAGTTCCTCATTGCCTTCCTCCTTTCAGCATGgcaaaaacagaaatagaaaatgcaTTCTACAAACCGGCAGAAGGCGAGAAACCATACTCCGGTAATGTTGTCACTTGCTGTCACTTCTCGTGATAAATGCCAGCAGACATCTTGAAAGGAACGCGCAACATTGCCATTTGTAGTAATGAAATTAGAAACGTCGACTCTGCAAAGAGCAAGCAAAGAGGCAAAGCGAAGTgcgaacaaaataaaagaaatgtaatgTTTAGCTTAACGACTAATTTataaactattttaaaaaattgtgttagaAACTTGAACGAAGAAAATGCCGTAGCCGATCCAAGATCGACCTGACATGGAATGTCTATGATTAACAAACACGCCACTTTAGCTTTAGCACACCTTCTTAcctttatttaatatttatgcGCTCCTGTAGACTGTCTTTTTATGCTGTATTCCTGCGGTCTTTCTGCTGTATACATTATGAATAAAGAATCACAACCAAGAATCAGGATCTGGTTAACTTAAACTTACGTTGTTATTAGTTGGTGCCGATAAATAatgaagataaataaaaagctaTTGAAGCAAGCCGTAGCTTTTCTCctgaaaatacaaatttaattagATGTCCAAGCAAGAACATAGAAGCACACCCTTACCTCAAATCTTGTGCAGGTGTCCTACTGCTCATTTCTCGTAGCTGTTAAGTAGGAGATGCAGTCAGAATAACTTACATTTAATTGTGCCGAACAGCACAGATGAGTATCCAAAAGTTGCTGCTGTAGCCCCTCACCAGTTAATTCCCTGAAAATAAATTAGTCACTTTTCAAATTAGTAATATTAATCATGGTTTAACTTGGTAACTGGGAAATTTGCCTCAAACAATCATCTCTGTTTCCTGAATTCGGGAAATGCACTATGAAAAGTGGTATTTGGGATTACATtgaaaaacgtgaaaaaaacGTTTGAAATTAAGAACTTGAttaagttttgattttcaactATTTGACGACCCTCGAATAATGTCTATGTGACcgctaaatatttttgtacttTCGCTATAAAACAAATCGCATACATGAGAGACCTTTAGCTTGAAGCACTGTCATTTCCAGATTAAATGGGAATTTCtgttacaaaacaaaagctgggaaaattccatttttaattagAGGTAGTGATTGCATCAGTGACAACATGGTATAGCCTACTACTTCATACACTCAGCAATATAATAAATTGAATGCCACTGTTTTTACACAATTTGCTTCATCATTAGATCCTTTCCCATGGAGTCTGTCTATTTCCGCGTTCAACATCCTACATGACAGTCGTGATTTCGACCAATCTATACAGCTTATTGAATTGTAAATAAGAGTGGCTTCAGGCGGAACGTCACGATTTACCACGGCTGGCTTTCACACAACAGATATTAAAACTCATAGAGCAAGGGCATTGCAGCCCTattgttttaaacaaaaattcggaccgtttcaaatgtttcaaataagAGCGTGTCAAATTGGCAAAAGAAGACAGCACAGATTCGTCTAGCCTTCaactaaaacaaatgaatttgttgCTTCCATTTTATTACGTCTaatcatcatttgtttgtgTCAATAATAGAAATGCGAAAGAGTCaattttgcaattcaaaacTGTTTCCCTCCAGGTGCACAACGACTGACCcatttttgaatcaatttgCTTCCTCACTCCTTTCTGTTCGACGTCTATTTCGGTGCGACCTTTTAAAGTCCGAAACGATTTTCATTGCTcgtatttttttccaagaacGTTCGACGAAATTTAAGAAATGCACTCTCTTGTGTTGTGGGAGTTTCCCAAAAGGTTTTCACGAAAGCAGCAAAATGTGTAGAGGCTCTTTACACCTACAGAAATAACAATAGGAAGGTTACCGGAATCCAACTTCCTTTCACTTCCTGTCTGCGTCGCACCTTgccaggtttttatttttatgacgacgaaatcaaaaatgttgcACAATTTTCACGTGTCCGCCCtgagaatttctttgattttggtgTATATACAGTCCCAATCAATAATGTGGTTCTATAGTCGCCGATGGGCTCAAGTGAAATCATCCGCATGTAGAGAGAAGGCCAAAAAATGACACGCCCATAGATGGTCATCATTACAACGTTCCTCGGGATTCACGCATACATTTAAATTGGCTGAAAAAGACTGGAATTACAAGAAATCTTTCGCGTGTATACCCTCGTTCAAGGAAAGACTCATTAATCGGAAACTGACGACGTATAAATCGAGACATCTTTGGTAATGTCGGTATTATCCATTTGCATCACTGTATGCAACCTGGAGGGGagtcgtgtttttttttgtgccgAGCGGCCCATTGTAATTATCTGCTGTACTCTGCGATAccaaaagtggaaaaaaattggagggaaaaaaaaaaacaccgaaCGGCATCATAACCTTGTAACGTGCGTAGGGCCCAccaaggttgtttttttttgccccccTAACGTTTTTGCCGTTTCATGGTAGGTGTATAAAGCCAACGTTCCCGGAACACACGGATTTATTTCCCCTGTGATACTTGACACAACTAGTTCGATGACGACCAACGCGCGCCGTCAACTTTGCCTAGTGGTATTAACATCATTTAGATTTGATCACTATTTCTCAACTCTAATCGTGACGGTAGTTAATTTATGTTTAACCgtatttcatttgatattttttagctGGTAGGAGCACTAGTGATTATTACAAGAAAGATCGATGCCTCACCCATTCACAGTGATGAGACCCGAGGAGTTGATTCAATGGAAAGTCACGAATTCCTTCCGGATGTGTCACCGGGACGAGAGAAACCAAACGTTTTTATTAACACCCAACAATTTCAAGCAGGTGGGCAATTAATGTCCAGATATTCTGACGAACACCACGACTTCTCCATTGAACAAGTCCGCGCTATTTTGGCCTCTGCTGGGCAATTGGCTCCAACTCAGACCAACAACGGACCGGCCGGTCAAATGACTGGACTCCAAACCCCAAATATGCGCAATCCGGTTTTGATTCATTCAGACGAACACGACTTTTCCGATGAAGTATCGCTTCTTGGCATTTTACCAAACACCCAGCAGCAGAGTTCCAGCACAACCCCAATGGCCAGCAGCACCACCGGTACCGCTGCTGCCGGCCAAGAACCCAACCGTGGACAGCGAATTTTCAACAAGCAGCCGGATGAACGTTACATTGTGTCCGCCAGACCGGGTAAACAGGCGATTATCCGGACTGGATCGATCCCCGGCAGTCCTATCCAAACTACATCCATCCACAAGGCCACGTATGGACATTCTGACGAGCACGACGATTACTCGGACGAAGTCAGATCCATTTTGGCCCCACCCACTGCTCAGAATAACGTTCCGGCGAATAATAATGGCGGCCGCATAACGGCTAATATCCCTGGATCCGTTTACAGGCTGCGCTCTAACAGACCCGCCAGTCTACCATGGAGAGAAGGTGAGGATGACGTTCAAGTTCAAATTGATCCAGTAACCAAGCAGGTGGTGAACATCAGGACCGAATTGAGGGACTCTCTCGAGCACGATGTTGACTTTTCTGACGACATTACCTCCCGTATCGTTGTTTCGCCCACGCTAGTAGTTTCATCAGTAAACACTAACGGCAATGTCCAGCCGACACCTTTGAACGGCCGTCTTCTATCAGCACTGCATTCCGACGAGCTGTACGACGACTCTTACGAAGTTAAAGTCAATCTCAACCGACCGAACGGACAGAATCTGACAGGACCAGTCCATTTTATTTCACGACATTCGGACGAGCACGACGACTCGCTGGAAATGGTCAGAGGCATTCCAAGTGCTGGCCAGGTTCGCCCGGTTCTACCCGTCCAAACGGCCGTCAACGGAGAGCGTTTCATCGTCGGCAAACATTCCGACGAAGTTGACGATTTTTCTTTGGAGGATTATCACGACGCCGTCAGATCCGGACGAACCCAATTACCAATTGCGTCAGCCGGCCTTCCAACGGTAACAACTGGAGTTGAACACCTTTTGAGACATCCCGACGAGCACGACAGTTCGATTGAACTCATTCGCTCCCTAGGAAATCTTCCCGGTATTGCACAAAGTCCAATGGTACAGCAACAGGGTGTTCAAGGTGTCCAACTCATTCAAAAACATTCGAGCGAACTCGATGACACCTCAGTCGAAGTTATCCTGGTACGAAATCAAACCGGATCGGGGCACCATCTCATTTCCCAGAATTCTGACGAACACGACATCTCGCTGGAAGTTGTCAGACCAGTTCTCAACCCTCAAACTGGACAAAATCCGGCAGCAGTAGTAACACCAGTCCAAGGACTTCAGGTGATTTCACGTCATTCGCACGAGGATGACGACATTTCCTTGGAAGTTCAACTGATTCGAAATGAGACAGCACCGGGCCATGTTACTCGAGTGTTGAAACATTCTGACGAGCGTCACGACACCTCGCTAGAAGTTACCGGAGCCATTCTCAACCTTCAGAATGGACAAGTAGCGGCGGAAGTTCGTCCTGTCCAATCCCAAATTATTCCCGGCGAACATTTGCTCAGACACTCTGACGAAGTGGACGACATTTCTTTTGAACTCCATCACGTCACTTCCGGAATTATTCCGCCTCCAATTACTGTCGGCGGAATCGTTCCAGCGGTTCCCGCAGCAACCGGCGTTGAACATCGTTTAATACACTCGTCTGACGAGCGTGATATTTCTCTAGAAGACGCGATTGTCAGAGCCCCGGGCGTCCCAATTGCGTCACAGGTTGGTATGATACAGTTGGCACCAGCACAACAACAAGGATTGCAACAGTTGAGGGATTCGGATGAGCACGACAATTCGAAAGAAAGATTAGGACAACTTCTACTAAGCGGAAATCTCAATGGATCGGTTACTTTTCCTCGGGATTCCGTAGAACGCGACGACCTGTCTTTGGAAGTTGACGTAAATTTACTTCCGGAGATTCAGCGCCTATTTAGAAATGTCAAAATCGACGGAGCGCCTTTGCCGGAAGTTCAGAGCCCcccagcagccgcagcagtGACAGTAGCCCCAGTAACAGGAGCACCAGTGGCAGCAGTGAATAACCGAGGAAATCAAGCGGTTCAACGCATGTCCCGCCTGCTCAAACAGAACGTCACGTTGGAGTTGCGAGAGATTTTAGCGAATCCAGTGTTCCAGCA
The sequence above is a segment of the Daphnia pulex isolate KAP4 chromosome 11, ASM2113471v1 genome. Coding sequences within it:
- the LOC124207467 gene encoding uncharacterized protein LOC124207467, producing MTTNARRQLCLVLVGALVIITRKIDASPIHSDETRGVDSMESHEFLPDVSPGREKPNVFINTQQFQAGGQLMSRYSDEHHDFSIEQVRAILASAGQLAPTQTNNGPAGQMTGLQTPNMRNPVLIHSDEHDFSDEVSLLGILPNTQQQSSSTTPMASSTTGTAAAGQEPNRGQRIFNKQPDERYIVSARPGKQAIIRTGSIPGSPIQTTSIHKATYGHSDEHDDYSDEVRSILAPPTAQNNVPANNNGGRITANIPGSVYRLRSNRPASLPWREGEDDVQVQIDPVTKQVVNIRTELRDSLEHDVDFSDDITSRIVVSPTLVVSSVNTNGNVQPTPLNGRLLSALHSDELYDDSYEVKVNLNRPNGQNLTGPVHFISRHSDEHDDSLEMVRGIPSAGQVRPVLPVQTAVNGERFIVGKHSDEVDDFSLEDYHDAVRSGRTQLPIASAGLPTVTTGVEHLLRHPDEHDSSIELIRSLGNLPGIAQSPMVQQQGVQGVQLIQKHSSELDDTSVEVILVRNQTGSGHHLISQNSDEHDISLEVVRPVLNPQTGQNPAAVVTPVQGLQVISRHSHEDDDISLEVQLIRNETAPGHVTRVLKHSDERHDTSLEVTGAILNLQNGQVAAEVRPVQSQIIPGEHLLRHSDEVDDISFELHHVTSGIIPPPITVGGIVPAVPAATGVEHRLIHSSDERDISLEDAIVRAPGVPIASQVGMIQLAPAQQQGLQQLRDSDEHDNSKERLGQLLLSGNLNGSVTFPRDSVERDDLSLEVDVNLLPEIQRLFRNVKIDGAPLPEVQSPPAAAAVTVAPVTGAPVAAVNNRGNQAVQRMSRLLKQNVTLELREILANPVFQQKIQELDRRLKSAPDSRGKRLIEKYAEALALSSSSPSSHFNSAATSPTINSCLYLSLLITYWVSLWL